From Glycine soja cultivar W05 chromosome 4, ASM419377v2, whole genome shotgun sequence, the proteins below share one genomic window:
- the LOC114409527 gene encoding 50S ribosomal protein L27, chloroplastic-like isoform X2, with the protein MATSSMCMSFNLATAFKGLSLSSSSSFFGGSSGSLRAGPASVVSLPRRCPLTIENAHKKGAGSTKNGRDSQGKRLGVKIYGDQVAKPGSIIVRQRGTKFHAGKNVGLGKDYTIFSLIDGVVKFEKYGPDRKKVSVYPREVQPENPNSYRARKREYFRVRRERKKARQEGAILKSQLVLASADDAAITNPMC; encoded by the exons ATGGCAACATCGTCAATGTGTATGAGCTTCAACCTGGCAACAGCATTCAAGGGTCTCtctttatcttcttcttcatcgttcttcggtggAAGTAGTGGTTCTCTCCGCGCGGGTCCTGCCTCGGTGGTGTCGCTGCCCCGGCGCTGCCCGCTGACCATAGAGAACGCGCACAAGAAGGGGGCGGGCAGCACCAAGAACGGCCGCGACTCGCAGGGCAAGCGCCTCGGAGTCAAGATTTACGGCGACCAGGTCGCCAAGCCCGGCTCCATCATCGTTCGCCAGCGCGGAACCAAG TTTCATGCAGGAAAGAATGTGGGGCTTGGCAAAGACTATACCATTTTCTCCTTGATTGATGGAGTTGTAAAATTTGAGAAATATGGACCTGACAGGAAAAAG GTGAGTGTTTATCCTCGAGAAGTACAGCCTGAGAACCCCAACAGCTATAGAGCAAGGAAGAGAGAGTACTTCAGGGTGAGGCGTGAACGAAAAAAAGCTAGACAAGAAGGAGCAATACTTAAATCCCAACTCGTGCTGGCTTCCGCTGATGATGCAGCAATCACTAATCCAATGTGTTGA
- the LOC114409527 gene encoding 50S ribosomal protein L27, chloroplastic-like isoform X1 encodes MATSSMCMSFNLATAFKGLSLSSSSSFFGGSSGSLRAGPASVVSLPRRCPLTIENAHKKGAGSTKNGRDSQGKRLGVKIYGDQVAKPGSIIVRQRGTKVTKFHAGKNVGLGKDYTIFSLIDGVVKFEKYGPDRKKVSVYPREVQPENPNSYRARKREYFRVRRERKKARQEGAILKSQLVLASADDAAITNPMC; translated from the exons ATGGCAACATCGTCAATGTGTATGAGCTTCAACCTGGCAACAGCATTCAAGGGTCTCtctttatcttcttcttcatcgttcttcggtggAAGTAGTGGTTCTCTCCGCGCGGGTCCTGCCTCGGTGGTGTCGCTGCCCCGGCGCTGCCCGCTGACCATAGAGAACGCGCACAAGAAGGGGGCGGGCAGCACCAAGAACGGCCGCGACTCGCAGGGCAAGCGCCTCGGAGTCAAGATTTACGGCGACCAGGTCGCCAAGCCCGGCTCCATCATCGTTCGCCAGCGCGGAACCAAG gtTACAAAG TTTCATGCAGGAAAGAATGTGGGGCTTGGCAAAGACTATACCATTTTCTCCTTGATTGATGGAGTTGTAAAATTTGAGAAATATGGACCTGACAGGAAAAAG GTGAGTGTTTATCCTCGAGAAGTACAGCCTGAGAACCCCAACAGCTATAGAGCAAGGAAGAGAGAGTACTTCAGGGTGAGGCGTGAACGAAAAAAAGCTAGACAAGAAGGAGCAATACTTAAATCCCAACTCGTGCTGGCTTCCGCTGATGATGCAGCAATCACTAATCCAATGTGTTGA